In one window of Aceticella autotrophica DNA:
- the prpE gene encoding bis(5'-nucleosyl)-tetraphosphatase PrpE: MGYDIIGDVHGCYNELIDLVEKMGYKYREGIYHHEGRILVFLGDLADRGYNSIKVIEFVYKHVREKKALYVPGNHCDKLYRFFIGHDVQITHGLETTVAELRALSTEERRIISTHFIELYENAPLYLLLDNGRLIVAHAGIPEKYVGRYDKKVKRFVLYGDITGEVNPDGTPARRNWAADYKGEAFVVYGHTPVKEPYFINNTANIDTGCVFGGKLTALRYPEKEIVSVKSTLSFDKDKFRENM, translated from the coding sequence ATGGGATATGACATAATAGGGGATGTGCATGGATGCTATAATGAATTGATTGACCTTGTAGAAAAAATGGGTTATAAATATAGGGAAGGTATATATCATCATGAAGGTAGGATTTTAGTATTCCTTGGAGACCTTGCCGACAGAGGGTATAACTCAATAAAAGTCATTGAATTTGTATATAAACATGTCAGGGAAAAGAAGGCTTTGTATGTACCGGGGAACCACTGTGACAAGCTTTATAGGTTTTTCATAGGGCATGATGTGCAAATAACACATGGGCTTGAAACGACTGTTGCTGAATTAAGGGCTTTATCTACAGAAGAAAGAAGGATTATTTCGACACATTTCATAGAATTGTATGAAAACGCCCCGCTGTACCTCTTGCTTGATAATGGAAGGCTTATTGTGGCACATGCCGGTATACCCGAAAAATATGTAGGACGTTATGACAAGAAGGTTAAGCGATTTGTCCTTTATGGAGATATAACAGGTGAGGTGAACCCTGACGGAACTCCTGCAAGGCGCAATTGGGCGGCTGATTACAAAGGTGAAGCTTTTGTTGTTTATGGTCATACACCTGTAAAAGAGCCCTATTTTATAAATAACACTGCAAATATAGATACCGGCTGTGTTTTTGGAGGAAAGCTTACTGCTTTGAGATATCCCGAGAAAGAAATCGTCAGCGTAAAATCAACACTGTCCTTTGATAAGGATAAATTCAGAGAGAATATGTAA
- a CDS encoding amidohydrolase yields MYVLKGGNVLTMSGENYDKADVVIDKGKIMDVGENLVVPSDAEVIDTAGFIVMPGMIDAHCHLGLWENAMGFEGADGNEATDPVTPQMRAIDGINPMDKYFEEAYKAGVTTVVTGPGSANVIGGQFAAIKTFGKRIDDMIVKEPAAVKIAFGENPKSVYNEQHKMPITRMAVAALLRQELVKAQEYMENMEKFADDPEKRPERDLGLEVLVKVLKHEIPLKAHAHRADDIFTALRIAKEFNVDITLDHCTEGHLIADYLVEKNAKCIVGPSLSERSKIELTHLSFKTPGILSNAGLKIAIMTDHPVIPINYLPLCAGLAVKEGMEEMEALKAITIYPAEITGIDKTVGSIEKGKDADITVFDGNPTDLRTKVKFVFINGKMVYKSE; encoded by the coding sequence ATGTATGTTTTAAAAGGAGGAAATGTCCTGACAATGTCAGGTGAAAATTATGATAAGGCAGATGTTGTCATAGATAAGGGTAAAATCATGGATGTAGGGGAAAATTTGGTTGTACCTTCTGATGCTGAGGTTATAGATACAGCCGGTTTTATTGTTATGCCCGGTATGATTGATGCACATTGCCATCTGGGCTTGTGGGAAAATGCGATGGGATTTGAGGGGGCTGACGGCAATGAAGCGACAGACCCCGTAACACCCCAGATGAGAGCAATCGACGGTATAAATCCCATGGATAAATACTTTGAAGAAGCTTATAAAGCAGGTGTTACAACCGTTGTAACAGGTCCCGGAAGTGCCAATGTCATAGGAGGGCAATTTGCAGCAATAAAGACATTTGGCAAAAGGATAGACGACATGATTGTAAAGGAGCCTGCTGCGGTTAAAATAGCCTTTGGGGAAAATCCTAAATCAGTATATAATGAACAGCACAAAATGCCAATAACAAGGATGGCGGTTGCAGCACTGTTGAGGCAGGAGTTGGTAAAGGCGCAGGAATACATGGAAAACATGGAAAAGTTTGCAGATGACCCTGAAAAGAGACCTGAAAGGGATTTAGGTCTTGAAGTCCTTGTCAAGGTTTTAAAACATGAGATACCTTTAAAGGCACATGCCCACAGGGCTGATGATATATTTACGGCGCTTAGGATTGCAAAGGAGTTTAATGTTGATATTACTCTTGACCATTGTACGGAAGGTCATTTGATTGCTGATTACCTTGTAGAAAAAAATGCAAAATGTATTGTAGGTCCGTCATTATCTGAAAGGTCTAAAATAGAGCTTACTCATCTTTCATTTAAGACACCGGGCATACTTTCAAATGCCGGTCTTAAAATTGCTATAATGACAGACCATCCGGTAATTCCGATAAATTATCTTCCACTTTGTGCAGGTCTTGCTGTTAAAGAAGGAATGGAGGAGATGGAGGCATTAAAAGCTATTACAATTTATCCTGCTGAAATCACAGGAATTGATAAAACAGTAGGAAGCATAGAAAAAGGTAAAGATGCCGATATAACTGTATTTGATGGAAATCCTACAGACCTTAGGACAAAGGTAAAATTTGTATTTATTAATGGTAAAATGGTATATAAAAGTGAATAA
- a CDS encoding TVP38/TMEM64 family protein, giving the protein MKKDRIDMLKILLLAIFIIGLILLTLTFGRDLTLLLKDPKKFEEWIHSFGTLGILVFIAVQIIQVVIFIIPGEVVQVAGGYLYGTLMGTIYSVIGITIGSLICFLMAKFLGYDFVRSIISEEKLKKFNYVINNPKGEFILFLLFFIPGLPKDALSYIAGLTPVKFYNFFLITLFARLPGIVFSACIGANFQSKNYLLAGSISVIALMLFIIGMLNKDKIMKKLNRIDKSR; this is encoded by the coding sequence ATGAAGAAAGATAGAATTGATATGCTGAAGATATTATTACTTGCGATTTTTATAATTGGGTTAATTTTACTTACTTTAACCTTTGGAAGAGATTTAACACTGCTCTTAAAAGACCCCAAGAAATTTGAGGAATGGATACACAGCTTTGGAACTCTGGGGATACTGGTATTTATTGCGGTACAAATAATCCAGGTGGTTATTTTTATAATCCCGGGTGAGGTTGTGCAGGTTGCAGGGGGTTATCTTTATGGAACTTTAATGGGTACGATATATTCGGTAATTGGGATAACGATCGGCTCGCTGATATGTTTTTTAATGGCAAAATTTTTGGGGTATGATTTTGTTCGCAGCATAATATCTGAGGAAAAACTTAAAAAATTCAATTATGTTATAAATAATCCCAAAGGTGAATTTATACTGTTTCTGTTGTTTTTTATTCCGGGTCTGCCTAAGGATGCCCTTTCATATATTGCAGGATTGACACCTGTTAAGTTTTATAATTTTTTTTTAATAACACTTTTTGCAAGGCTTCCGGGGATAGTTTTTTCGGCATGTATAGGTGCAAACTTTCAAAGCAAGAATTATCTATTAGCCGGAAGCATTTCAGTAATAGCATTAATGCTTTTTATAATTGGTATGTTGAATAAAGATAAAATCATGAAAAAGCTAAATAGAATTGATAAATCAAGATAA
- the rimI gene encoding ribosomal protein S18-alanine N-acetyltransferase, with amino-acid sequence MNVVVREIRKNDIDEVMEIERMCFSVPWSKEAFLLEITKNKCAHYAVAEIDNRVVGYGGFWVVVDEGHITNIAVHPDFRFLGVGSAIMEEMLNIAKKKAVTSMTLEVRESNIAAQALYKKFGFRPVGRRRGYYQDNKEDAIIMWKYDV; translated from the coding sequence ATGAATGTTGTGGTGCGGGAAATAAGGAAAAATGACATTGATGAGGTGATGGAAATAGAGAGAATGTGTTTCAGTGTACCTTGGTCAAAAGAAGCTTTTTTATTGGAAATAACAAAAAACAAATGTGCTCATTATGCGGTGGCGGAAATCGACAATAGGGTTGTAGGTTATGGAGGCTTTTGGGTTGTTGTTGATGAAGGGCATATAACAAATATTGCGGTACATCCGGATTTTAGGTTCCTTGGGGTAGGCTCTGCCATTATGGAAGAGATGCTCAACATAGCCAAGAAAAAAGCTGTTACTTCTATGACACTTGAAGTAAGGGAATCAAATATTGCAGCACAAGCCCTCTATAAGAAATTTGGATTTAGACCTGTAGGCAGGAGAAGGGGATATTATCAGGACAATAAAGAAGATGCTATAATAATGTGGAAATATGATGTTTAA
- the tsaB gene encoding tRNA (adenosine(37)-N6)-threonylcarbamoyltransferase complex dimerization subunit type 1 TsaB codes for MKILAIDSSSRNATAAIVDEDGIIGEYSVNYLKSSVILMPMIDDLLKTTGVNKKEITHLAVSKGPGSFTGLRIGAATAKGLAHALKIPIAGVSSLDGLAYNIQEFKGIICPVIDALKGYVYTAFYSSGYELKRLSDTLLIPVKELCEIIKNYGNDVIFTGDGVNVYKSELLSMTEINIFFASPVDNISRASSIGMLSVKKIIKGDLSTYIDFKPYYIRKPAAECNMKA; via the coding sequence ATGAAAATTCTTGCGATAGATTCGTCATCAAGGAATGCAACAGCCGCAATTGTTGATGAGGATGGTATAATTGGCGAATATTCTGTAAACTATCTTAAGTCTTCGGTTATACTAATGCCGATGATAGATGACCTTTTAAAAACGACAGGGGTAAACAAAAAAGAGATAACGCATTTGGCAGTCAGTAAAGGTCCGGGTTCTTTTACCGGATTAAGAATTGGAGCCGCAACCGCAAAAGGACTTGCTCATGCCCTTAAAATACCGATAGCAGGGGTATCCTCCCTTGATGGTCTTGCATATAATATACAGGAATTTAAAGGGATTATCTGTCCGGTTATAGACGCATTAAAGGGATACGTTTATACCGCATTTTACAGCAGCGGATATGAGTTAAAGAGGTTGTCGGATACTTTGTTGATACCGGTAAAAGAACTGTGTGAAATAATAAAAAATTACGGAAACGATGTTATTTTTACAGGTGATGGTGTTAATGTGTACAAAAGTGAGCTTTTAAGCATGACAGAGATAAATATTTTTTTTGCTTCTCCTGTAGACAATATTTCAAGGGCTTCATCAATAGGTATGCTCTCTGTTAAAAAAATTATTAAAGGAGATTTAAGTACATATATTGATTTTAAGCCTTATTATATCAGAAAGCCTGCTGCTGAATGTAATATGAAAGCTTAA
- a CDS encoding DUF2442 domain-containing protein, with protein sequence MKSPDIIRAKVLDDYLIHITFENGEERIFDIKPYLKYPVFKPLKDEKEFNSYKIVDGTIEWSCGADLSTDTFYIESKALKNNAIM encoded by the coding sequence ATGAAAAGTCCTGATATAATAAGAGCAAAAGTTCTTGACGATTATTTAATTCATATAACATTTGAAAATGGAGAAGAAAGAATTTTTGATATTAAACCATATTTAAAATATCCTGTATTTAAACCGCTAAAAGATGAAAAAGAATTTAATTCATATAAAATTGTTGATGGAACTATTGAATGGAGCTGTGGTGCAGACCTCAGCACTGATACATTTTATATTGAAAGCAAAGCCTTGAAAAATAATGCTATTATGTAA
- the tsaE gene encoding tRNA (adenosine(37)-N6)-threonylcarbamoyltransferase complex ATPase subunit type 1 TsaE, with amino-acid sequence MKVNIKSKSSEETEALGEKIGRLLKKGDIILLTGDLGAGKTVFAKGIGRGMGINDYITSPTFMLVNEHTGKIPLYHFDVYRIADYSELYDIGYEEYFYGDGVCVIEWSEKIEPLLPKDNLHVFLKMGDAEGERDIEIISNGERYNDILKEMNR; translated from the coding sequence GTGAAGGTTAATATAAAATCAAAAAGCTCAGAAGAAACGGAAGCATTAGGAGAAAAGATAGGAAGGCTTTTAAAAAAAGGTGATATTATTTTGCTGACAGGAGACCTTGGAGCAGGTAAAACCGTTTTTGCCAAGGGAATTGGCAGGGGTATGGGAATAAATGATTATATAACAAGTCCCACTTTTATGCTGGTTAATGAACATACCGGGAAGATTCCTCTTTATCATTTTGATGTATACAGGATTGCAGATTATAGCGAATTATATGACATAGGATATGAGGAGTATTTTTATGGTGACGGTGTGTGTGTTATCGAATGGTCTGAAAAAATCGAACCGCTTCTTCCGAAAGATAATCTTCATGTGTTTTTGAAAATGGGTGATGCAGAGGGTGAAAGGGATATCGAAATAATTTCAAATGGTGAAAGATATAATGATATATTGAAGGAGATGAACAGATGA
- the tsaD gene encoding tRNA (adenosine(37)-N6)-threonylcarbamoyltransferase complex transferase subunit TsaD, with the protein MKKDLIFLGIETSCDETSASVVKSGKYVLSNIIYSQIEIHKKYGGVVPEIASRHHIETIGEVVTKALDDAECNLDDIDGIAVTYGPGLVGALLVGLSYGKALAYARDLPFVGVNHIEGHISANYIGEGFEPPFICLVASGGHCHLVYVKDYGEYEVLGRTVDDAAGEAFDKVARALGLGYPGGPEIDRLSKEGNPDAYVFPKSFMENGNFDFSFSGIKTAVLNQLNKNRMKGIEINIADFAASFQKNVVEVLTYKLIEAAKVKNINKISIAGGVASNSLLRSMLKEKAEKENILLHYPEAVFCTDNGAMIASAGYFDFMRGKRSDLNLNAVPYLKICEGC; encoded by the coding sequence ATGAAAAAAGATTTAATATTTTTAGGTATAGAAACATCCTGTGATGAGACCTCAGCAAGTGTTGTTAAATCAGGGAAATATGTATTATCAAATATAATATATTCACAAATAGAGATACACAAGAAATATGGCGGTGTAGTACCGGAAATTGCTTCAAGACATCACATAGAGACGATAGGTGAGGTTGTTACAAAGGCTCTTGATGATGCTGAATGTAATCTTGATGATATTGACGGTATAGCCGTTACATATGGACCGGGGCTTGTCGGAGCGCTTCTTGTTGGTTTATCATATGGTAAGGCATTAGCATATGCAAGAGATTTACCGTTTGTCGGTGTTAATCATATCGAAGGGCATATATCTGCTAATTACATTGGAGAGGGTTTTGAACCTCCATTTATTTGCCTTGTTGCATCAGGTGGGCACTGCCATCTTGTATATGTTAAGGATTATGGAGAATATGAAGTATTGGGGAGGACGGTTGATGATGCGGCAGGCGAGGCATTTGATAAAGTGGCAAGGGCATTAGGATTGGGATATCCGGGGGGACCGGAGATTGACAGACTTTCAAAAGAAGGTAATCCGGATGCATATGTATTTCCGAAATCCTTTATGGAAAACGGGAATTTTGATTTCAGTTTTAGCGGAATTAAAACCGCTGTTTTAAATCAGTTGAACAAAAACAGAATGAAGGGAATAGAAATAAACATTGCGGATTTTGCTGCCAGCTTTCAGAAAAATGTTGTTGAGGTACTTACATATAAACTAATTGAAGCCGCAAAGGTTAAAAATATCAACAAAATATCCATAGCGGGCGGGGTTGCTTCAAACAGTTTATTAAGGTCAATGTTAAAAGAAAAAGCCGAAAAGGAAAATATTTTGCTTCATTATCCCGAAGCAGTATTTTGTACGGACAATGGAGCAATGATAGCAAGTGCCGGGTATTTCGATTTTATGCGCGGAAAAAGGTCAGATTTAAATTTAAATGCAGTTCCTTATTTGAAGATTTGTGAAGGTTGTTGA
- the argF gene encoding ornithine carbamoyltransferase produces MAFNLKGRCLLSLKDYTPQEISYLIDIAKKVKADRRAGVIHQRFLGKTIALIFEKRSTRTRCAFETAFGEEGGHPVFLSMNDIQLGAKESIEDTARVLGRMFDAIEFRGFKQETVNALAKYSGIPVYNGLTDEYHPTQVLADLMTIEEEFGYLKGTKLVFVGDGRNNMANTLAIGCSKMGINYLINSPRELWPSQEYINEIREMARENGSTFEVTDVPGEGLEGAHAVYTDIWVSMGEEAKRKEKEELLKPFQVNKEMMQRTGRDDTIFLHCLPAIKGQEVTFDVMEGKQSRVWDEAENRKHTIKAVIIATML; encoded by the coding sequence ATGGCATTTAATTTAAAAGGAAGGTGTCTTTTATCCTTAAAAGATTATACACCCCAGGAAATAAGCTATCTTATAGATATTGCAAAAAAGGTAAAAGCAGATAGAAGGGCTGGAGTTATACATCAGAGATTTCTGGGAAAGACTATCGCACTGATATTTGAAAAAAGGTCCACTAGGACGAGGTGTGCATTTGAAACTGCATTTGGTGAAGAAGGCGGGCATCCCGTTTTTCTTTCGATGAATGATATACAGCTTGGAGCGAAGGAATCGATTGAAGACACTGCAAGGGTTCTTGGAAGAATGTTTGATGCCATAGAGTTTAGAGGTTTTAAACAGGAAACCGTTAATGCGCTTGCAAAGTATTCAGGAATTCCGGTTTATAACGGCTTGACTGACGAATATCATCCAACTCAGGTTCTGGCAGACCTTATGACTATAGAAGAGGAATTTGGATATCTAAAGGGTACAAAACTTGTTTTTGTAGGTGACGGTAGGAACAACATGGCAAATACTCTTGCAATAGGATGTTCAAAAATGGGTATAAATTACCTTATAAATTCACCGAGGGAACTTTGGCCATCACAGGAATACATAAATGAAATAAGGGAAATGGCGAGGGAAAATGGCAGTACCTTTGAGGTAACGGATGTTCCCGGTGAAGGCTTAGAGGGTGCCCATGCCGTATACACAGACATATGGGTATCAATGGGAGAAGAGGCAAAACGGAAAGAAAAAGAGGAACTCTTGAAACCGTTTCAGGTTAATAAAGAAATGATGCAGAGGACAGGCAGAGATGATACGATATTCCTTCATTGTTTACCAGCAATAAAAGGTCAAGAGGTAACATTTGATGTGATGGAAGGTAAACAATCAAGGGTTTGGGATGAGGCTGAAAACAGGAAGCATACAATAAAAGCAGTTATAATAGCCACAATGCTTTAA
- the prfB gene encoding peptide chain release factor 2 (programmed frameshift) produces the protein MLEDYKSEVANMINTIKEMGASLDIEGAKREVEEIEKKMSVPDFWNDLKASQELSKRAKDLKETISEYNSLVSDWENLNALVELGLEENDESLLQEVEQEYRELNRRLKDIKIRTLLSGKYDRGNAILSIHAGAGGTEAQDWTEMLLRMYTRWASHKGYEVEIVDYLTGDDAGIKNVAVMVKGPFAYGYLKCEAGVHRLVRISPFDAAGRRHTSFALVEVLPEIDDDISISIKPDDLKIDTFRSSGAGGQHVNKTESAIRITHIPTGIIVQCQSERSQMSNKETAMKMLKAKLMDLMVKEQKEKIDDLKGQYKEAGWGNQIRSYIFQPYTLVKDHRTNVEIGNVSAVMDGEIDEFINVYLRQLVS, from the exons TTGTTAGAAGATTACAAATCGGAAGTAGCAAATATGATAAATACAATTAAAGAAATGGGGGCTTCTCTT GACATAGAAGGCGCTAAAAGAGAGGTCGAGGAAATAGAGAAGAAGATGTCTGTACCGGATTTCTGGAATGACTTGAAAGCTTCTCAGGAATTATCAAAAAGGGCAAAGGACTTAAAAGAAACCATTTCTGAATATAATTCCCTTGTTTCAGATTGGGAAAACTTAAATGCCCTTGTTGAACTTGGATTAGAGGAAAATGATGAATCACTTTTGCAGGAAGTGGAGCAGGAATACAGGGAACTAAATAGAAGGCTTAAGGATATAAAAATAAGGACATTGTTAAGCGGCAAATATGACAGGGGTAATGCCATACTTTCCATACATGCAGGGGCTGGAGGTACGGAGGCGCAGGATTGGACAGAGATGCTTTTGCGTATGTATACAAGATGGGCTTCTCATAAAGGGTACGAGGTTGAGATAGTGGATTATCTGACAGGTGATGATGCAGGCATTAAAAATGTAGCTGTAATGGTAAAAGGTCCTTTTGCATATGGATATCTCAAATGTGAAGCAGGTGTTCACAGGCTTGTCAGGATATCACCCTTTGATGCCGCCGGCAGGAGACATACCTCATTTGCCTTAGTTGAGGTTTTGCCTGAAATAGATGATGATATTTCCATCAGCATTAAGCCTGATGACCTTAAGATTGATACCTTCAGGTCATCGGGAGCCGGTGGTCAGCATGTAAATAAGACAGAGTCTGCAATAAGGATTACACACATTCCCACGGGAATAATTGTTCAGTGCCAGTCAGAACGTTCTCAGATGTCCAACAAGGAAACTGCTATGAAGATGCTTAAGGCAAAACTTATGGATTTGATGGTAAAAGAGCAAAAAGAAAAGATTGATGACCTTAAAGGACAATACAAAGAAGCTGGATGGGGTAATCAGATAAGGTCATATATTTTTCAGCCCTATACACTTGTTAAAGACCACAGGACAAATGTTGAAATAGGTAATGTAAGTGCTGTAATGGACGGAGAGATTGATGAGTTTATCAATGTATATTTAAGACAATTGGTTTCATAA
- a CDS encoding DUF4160 domain-containing protein, which yields MGELSRFDDIKIKMYPFDTQKHKEPHFHVILSNGKKASVAISDGRILEGVLNKRQKDLIMAWMLIHKEEIWDRWNKAVAGEYIEKIKPKQI from the coding sequence ATGGGAGAATTATCACGATTTGATGATATAAAAATAAAAATGTATCCATTTGATACTCAAAAACATAAAGAACCACATTTTCATGTAATATTATCAAATGGTAAAAAAGCGTCTGTTGCTATATCAGATGGAAGGATATTAGAGGGTGTATTAAATAAAAGACAAAAAGATTTAATCATGGCATGGATGCTTATTCATAAAGAAGAAATATGGGATAGATGGAATAAAGCAGTTGCCGGGGAATATATAGAAAAAATTAAGCCAAAACAAATTTAG